A genomic stretch from bacterium includes:
- a CDS encoding thrombospondin type 3 repeat-containing protein codes for MKRKFVVSLVLLVVPVLLVYALATYTGVLKSTYNVKPTSALAKAGCSSCHTTKAPNMSCWTLNVYGEALHTVLKAAQPNVAKPVLTAALLHKIDTLDSDNDGVKNGVELNAGTLPGNATSK; via the coding sequence ATGAAACGAAAATTTGTTGTATCGCTAGTATTACTAGTTGTGCCGGTATTACTTGTCTATGCATTGGCGACTTATACGGGTGTCTTGAAGTCAACCTATAATGTCAAGCCAACCAGCGCTTTGGCAAAAGCCGGTTGCTCATCATGTCATACCACAAAAGCGCCAAATATGAGTTGTTGGACGCTGAATGTATATGGAGAGGCACTGCATACTGTTCTAAAAGCCGCTCAGCCTAATGTTGCTAAGCCAGTCCTGACTGCCGCCCTCTTGCACAAGATCGACACTCTTGACTCAGACAATGATGGCGTGAAGAACGGTGTAGAGCTTAATGCCGGCACTCTTCCTGGCAATGCAACAAGTAAGTAG